A genome region from Balneolaceae bacterium includes the following:
- a CDS encoding type II toxin-antitoxin system RelE/ParE family toxin, which translates to MRILWTERAEKQLDQIYSYIATDSLLYAHRTIDQIIERAESLSRNPRKGVKVPEYADETIRQILYPPYRIIHLIKEDENTIEILSVLHTSREMPIEPEKM; encoded by the coding sequence ATGAGAATCCTCTGGACCGAGAGGGCCGAAAAGCAACTCGATCAGATCTACAGTTACATAGCAACTGATTCTCTTCTCTACGCCCATCGCACCATTGATCAAATCATTGAACGGGCTGAAAGCCTTTCACGGAATCCCCGAAAAGGAGTGAAAGTCCCTGAATATGCCGATGAAACAATAAGGCAAATATTGTACCCACCCTATCGCATCATCCATTTGATCAAGGAAGATGAAAACACTATCGAGATTTTAAGTGTACTACATACCTCACGTGAGATGCCCATTGAGCCTGAAAAGATGTGA
- a CDS encoding helix-turn-helix transcriptional regulator yields the protein MGKKQWKKLEKLGYRVGNNGDFLNLTPEEEAYIEIRLEISSLVKARRTQKGWTQEDLAEAMESSQSRVAKMEAGDPSTSLDLMIKALLKLGVSKQEIGKLLEGNLETA from the coding sequence ATGGGTAAGAAACAGTGGAAAAAACTGGAAAAGCTTGGATACCGGGTAGGAAATAATGGAGACTTCTTGAATCTCACCCCTGAGGAGGAGGCCTACATAGAAATTCGACTGGAGATCAGTAGTCTGGTTAAGGCTCGTAGAACCCAAAAAGGGTGGACGCAAGAGGACCTGGCTGAGGCGATGGAATCCAGCCAATCCAGGGTTGCAAAGATGGAGGCGGGTGATCCCAGCACTTCATTGGATCTGATGATCAAAGCACTTCTTAAGCTGGGAGTTTCCAAACAGGAGATCGGAAAATTACTGGAAGGAAACTTGGAGACCGCCTAG
- a CDS encoding cupin domain-containing protein — translation MKYEALNFEEKFDLFDEQWTPKVIAEMNDYQFKLAKVEGDFIWHSHEDTDETFILLEGDLRIDFRDGSVNLEKGEMFVVPKGVEHKPFAENEAKLLLIEPKGVINTGEKGKTERTAKNDVYI, via the coding sequence ATGAAATATGAAGCCTTGAATTTCGAGGAAAAATTTGACCTATTTGACGAGCAATGGACCCCTAAAGTCATTGCCGAAATGAATGACTACCAATTTAAACTTGCAAAAGTAGAAGGAGATTTCATTTGGCATAGCCATGAGGATACGGATGAAACATTCATTCTATTAGAAGGCGATCTACGCATTGATTTCCGAGATGGATCTGTAAACTTGGAAAAGGGCGAAATGTTTGTTGTCCCTAAAGGCGTTGAGCACAAACCTTTCGCTGAAAATGAGGCGAAATTATTGTTGATTGAACCCAAGGGCGTCATAAATACAGGAGAAAAAGGTAAAACCGAGCGTACTGCTAAAAATGATGTTTACATTTAG
- a CDS encoding type II toxin-antitoxin system VapC family toxin, with amino-acid sequence MDITIDTSALLAVLLNEKHKNAIIEATEGHDLLAPSSLDAEVGNALSAMFKRNRLTLEQAMQVISQFESIPIRRTKLRLPEALKMANSHGIYAYDAYVLDCAQQYRSPLISLDRQLVEIGREIELNVIEV; translated from the coding sequence ATGGATATCACGATCGACACATCAGCATTGTTGGCCGTACTTTTAAACGAGAAGCACAAAAATGCCATCATCGAAGCTACGGAAGGACATGATCTTCTGGCTCCCAGCAGTCTGGATGCGGAGGTAGGGAACGCCCTGTCTGCGATGTTCAAAAGAAACCGATTAACACTGGAACAGGCGATGCAAGTAATCAGTCAATTTGAGTCGATTCCCATTCGCAGAACCAAGCTGCGGTTGCCGGAAGCGCTCAAAATGGCTAATTCGCATGGAATTTATGCATATGATGCCTATGTATTGGATTGTGCTCAACAATACCGGTCGCCACTGATAAGTTTAGATAGACAATTAGTAGAGATCGGCCGAGAAATAGAATTGAATGTAATTGAGGTTTAA
- a CDS encoding DUF86 domain-containing protein — protein MTAKDRDFLFYLEDMLESMRRIEKYTEDLSYEQFKESDLRTDAVVRNLEIIGEAANNIPEDISGSYPRIPWKKMYGLRNLIAHKYFGIDYENIWKIISKQMPDNIQDLEKAIEVEKAKKEEENSPVADDSEE, from the coding sequence ATGACTGCCAAGGATCGCGACTTCCTTTTCTACTTGGAGGATATGCTTGAGTCTATGCGGCGCATTGAAAAGTATACCGAAGATTTATCCTACGAGCAGTTCAAGGAGAGTGATTTACGGACGGACGCAGTCGTCCGAAATCTTGAAATAATTGGAGAGGCCGCAAACAATATCCCGGAAGATATTTCGGGTAGTTATCCCCGTATCCCTTGGAAGAAAATGTATGGGCTACGAAATCTGATCGCTCATAAATACTTTGGCATCGATTATGAAAATATCTGGAAAATCATCTCCAAGCAGATGCCAGATAACATTCAGGATTTAGAAAAAGCTATTGAAGTTGAGAAGGCGAAAAAAGAGGAAGAGAATTCACCAGTCGCCGACGATTCTGAAGAGTAA
- a CDS encoding nucleotidyltransferase family protein encodes MQAVSDIERQLQELKPVLAHKYKVKEIGVFGSYAKGKQTDTSDIDILVDLQEPLGWDLIDLKDFLETELNHPIDLVTRNALKEQLKDKILSQTIFV; translated from the coding sequence ATGCAAGCAGTCTCTGATATAGAACGGCAACTTCAAGAATTAAAACCTGTGCTCGCCCATAAGTATAAGGTCAAAGAGATTGGTGTATTCGGTTCCTACGCGAAAGGGAAACAAACTGACACCAGTGATATTGATATTCTAGTTGACCTCCAGGAACCTTTGGGGTGGGATTTAATCGACCTAAAGGACTTCCTTGAGACCGAATTGAATCATCCTATTGATTTGGTAACCCGCAATGCGTTGAAGGAACAACTCAAGGACAAAATTCTGAGTCAGACTATTTTCGTATGA
- a CDS encoding type II toxin-antitoxin system VapC family toxin produces MKEQVLVDTDILIDFGRDKTEAVDTMAYLENEYTIAISVIVAMELCAGCRSKKELNKIEEMIKDFTLLHITSPISEKAYDWMKKYRSKHGVEINDMLIASTAQYKSIKLISKNQKHYKFLPDLELLEYPLEGV; encoded by the coding sequence ATGAAAGAGCAAGTCTTGGTTGATACAGATATACTTATTGATTTCGGGAGAGACAAAACCGAAGCCGTGGACACAATGGCGTATCTCGAGAATGAATACACGATTGCCATAAGTGTCATAGTTGCCATGGAGCTATGCGCCGGCTGCCGTAGCAAGAAGGAGCTGAACAAAATCGAGGAGATGATTAAGGATTTCACGCTCCTGCATATCACAAGCCCGATTTCAGAAAAAGCCTACGACTGGATGAAAAAGTACCGATCCAAGCACGGTGTCGAGATCAATGATATGTTGATTGCCAGCACAGCCCAGTATAAAAGCATCAAATTGATCAGTAAAAATCAGAAGCACTACAAATTCCTTCCTGATTTAGAGCTTCTGGAATACCCACTAGAAGGAGTATAA
- a CDS encoding DUF2281 domain-containing protein: MSEKELIEQLKKLPSEAQKEAADFVEFLSQKYLQGEKEPASSDTSILESSFRGMWKDREDMQDSTRWVRNIRKSRWAN, encoded by the coding sequence ATGTCTGAAAAAGAGCTCATAGAACAACTCAAAAAGCTTCCCTCTGAAGCCCAAAAAGAAGCGGCGGACTTCGTGGAGTTCCTATCCCAGAAGTATCTCCAAGGAGAAAAAGAGCCCGCATCCTCAGATACATCCATTCTTGAGAGCTCCTTCCGTGGGATGTGGAAGGATCGAGAGGATATGCAAGATAGCACCCGGTGGGTCCGCAATATCCGGAAAAGCCGTTGGGCCAATTAA
- a CDS encoding toxin-antitoxin system HicB family antitoxin yields MSTLSVRLPDSLHKKLKELAEKEGVSMNQLITLAVSEKMSALLTVDYLKERAERADRDAFNKILEQVPDTEPEEYDRLD; encoded by the coding sequence ATGAGTACGCTAAGTGTAAGACTCCCCGACTCCCTGCATAAAAAACTGAAAGAACTTGCCGAGAAAGAAGGGGTCTCCATGAATCAGTTGATTACACTGGCTGTATCAGAAAAAATGTCTGCCCTACTGACGGTCGACTATTTAAAGGAACGAGCCGAGCGAGCTGATCGAGACGCTTTCAACAAAATCCTGGAACAGGTTCCAGACACCGAACCTGAGGAGTACGACCGTCTCGATTAA
- a CDS encoding putative toxin-antitoxin system toxin component, PIN family, whose protein sequence is MERPQIVLDTNILYAALRSKRGASYKLLSLINSGKFEINLSVPLVIEYEDVLKGKQDMLTISTSRINQLLDYLCKVGNLHEVFFLWRPIIGDPEDDMILELAVKAQCDYIITYNKRDFRGIHRFDIAVADAKEFLQIIGKLP, encoded by the coding sequence ATGGAGCGCCCACAGATTGTCCTGGATACAAATATTCTGTATGCAGCACTTCGTTCTAAGCGAGGCGCGTCCTACAAATTACTTTCCTTGATCAACTCCGGAAAGTTCGAAATAAATTTATCTGTTCCCCTCGTTATTGAATACGAGGATGTTCTCAAAGGAAAGCAGGACATGTTAACCATTTCCACTTCCCGGATTAATCAATTACTGGATTATCTGTGCAAGGTGGGTAATCTGCATGAGGTATTTTTCCTATGGCGGCCCATCATCGGAGATCCTGAGGATGACATGATTTTGGAACTGGCTGTCAAAGCTCAATGCGATTACATCATCACATACAACAAACGAGACTTCCGAGGTATACATCGATTTGATATTGCCGTGGCCGATGCCAAAGAATTCCTCCAAATCATAGGTAAACTCCCATGA
- a CDS encoding carboxypeptidase-like regulatory domain-containing protein, with translation MKYYLPLLFLLIIPVFCFGQSKLIVEGIILDAESDKAIPYAHVGIQAEHVGTASIQDGTFTLELDQKYRDDTLQVSAIGYQTEKYLLSSVLESNSPLRLQPKTYQMKEITVTDNRPETKWIGKKVRPILGSGARGLARGGDRIGAAFAFRVNWNRFLPLKLLHARMFLKRNKNDSLKMRCSIAAVDSSSKRPGRNLIPQAVITTSTKDKGWITCDFNKHDIYIEQKHFYVIFEWLTNKNHVYAPMYATGAFFNSTGYMRSHAMGKWKEAPSGLIYSLKVQY, from the coding sequence ATGAAATATTATCTGCCACTACTATTTTTACTAATCATACCAGTTTTCTGCTTCGGACAGTCTAAGTTGATTGTTGAAGGCATTATCTTAGATGCCGAAAGTGATAAGGCCATACCTTATGCCCACGTAGGTATACAGGCTGAACATGTGGGAACTGCTTCAATCCAAGATGGGACTTTTACGCTGGAATTAGATCAGAAGTATAGAGACGACACACTGCAAGTTTCTGCCATTGGTTATCAAACGGAAAAGTATCTGCTCTCATCGGTTTTAGAATCAAATTCCCCACTCAGGCTTCAGCCGAAAACCTATCAAATGAAAGAAATTACTGTCACTGATAATCGACCAGAAACCAAATGGATTGGCAAAAAAGTACGCCCAATATTGGGAAGTGGAGCTCGTGGTTTAGCTCGAGGAGGGGATAGAATTGGGGCTGCTTTTGCATTTCGAGTTAACTGGAATCGATTCTTGCCGTTAAAATTACTCCATGCCAGGATGTTCTTGAAAAGAAATAAAAATGATTCCCTGAAAATGCGATGCAGTATTGCTGCTGTTGATTCATCCTCCAAAAGGCCTGGAAGAAACTTGATACCGCAAGCCGTAATAACTACTTCGACCAAAGATAAAGGATGGATCACCTGTGATTTTAACAAGCATGACATATATATAGAACAGAAACATTTTTATGTCATTTTTGAGTGGCTGACAAATAAAAATCATGTTTATGCTCCTATGTATGCGACAGGTGCATTTTTTAATTCCACCGGATATATGCGAAGCCATGCCATGGGGAAGTGGAAAGAAGCCCCCAGTGGTCTAATTTATAGTTTGAAAGTGCAATATTGA
- a CDS encoding integron integrase: MGRSKFLDSIRNELRRQNYSWRTVNAYVGWARRLVRYCGYKHPRNISPEEIASFLNYLAVQRQVAASTQNQALCALVFLYREVLDHELPLLENLKRAKKPRRLPVVLTREEVKLILCNLDGIPKLVAQLLYGSGLRISEALRLRVQDVDLSYRQITVRSGKGDRDRHTVLPAAVVPALKQALARRKVLHDRDTRRGCGRVVLPKALARKYPGEDTRFRWQYLFPSRRVAKDAQTGILHRYHLSDSFIQRAVKEAVDRSGIAKRASCHTFRHSFATHLLQDGYDIRTVQELLGHNNVKTTMVYTHVLNKGGRGVNSPVDNL; encoded by the coding sequence ATGGGACGTTCCAAGTTTCTTGATTCTATTCGTAATGAACTCAGGCGGCAGAATTACAGCTGGCGGACGGTAAATGCGTATGTGGGGTGGGCCAGGCGCCTGGTACGCTATTGCGGCTATAAGCATCCGAGGAATATTTCGCCCGAAGAAATCGCTTCTTTTCTGAATTACCTGGCTGTTCAGCGCCAGGTGGCCGCCTCTACCCAGAATCAGGCCTTATGTGCACTGGTCTTTCTTTACCGGGAAGTGCTGGATCATGAATTGCCTCTTCTTGAGAACTTGAAGCGTGCTAAAAAGCCCAGAAGGCTTCCCGTAGTGTTGACGCGGGAGGAGGTGAAATTAATTCTTTGCAACCTTGATGGCATCCCCAAACTGGTCGCGCAACTGCTGTACGGCTCGGGCCTTCGTATTTCGGAAGCGCTTCGCCTGCGGGTGCAGGACGTTGATTTGAGTTACCGGCAAATTACGGTACGCAGCGGCAAGGGGGACAGGGACCGGCACACGGTTTTGCCGGCGGCCGTGGTTCCCGCGTTGAAGCAGGCGCTTGCGCGGCGGAAGGTGTTGCATGATCGAGACACGAGGAGGGGATGCGGCCGGGTAGTGCTTCCGAAGGCGCTGGCGCGGAAGTATCCGGGGGAGGATACCCGGTTTCGCTGGCAATATCTTTTCCCGTCTCGCCGGGTGGCGAAGGACGCGCAGACGGGCATCCTTCACCGGTATCACCTATCCGATTCGTTTATACAGCGCGCGGTGAAAGAGGCGGTTGATCGTAGCGGCATCGCCAAGCGGGCTTCGTGCCATACCTTTCGTCACTCCTTTGCCACGCACCTGCTGCAGGACGGATACGACATTCGCACGGTGCAGGAGCTTTTGGGGCATAACAACGTAAAGACCACTATGGTCTATACCCATGTGCTGAACAAGGGCGGTCGAGGAGTCAACAGTCCGGTGGATAATCTATAG
- a CDS encoding 4-hydroxyproline epimerase, with the protein MSQKRFFCIDGHTCGNPVRLVAGGAPRLEGDTMAEKRRHFMRDYDWIRTGLMFEPRGHDMMSGSFLYPPADPANDTGILFIETSGCLPMCGHGTIGTVTFMLEEGLVEPAEPGTVRLEVPAGEVTAQYTMEEDRVTSVKLTNVASFVYTTGLRVQCPDLGELTVDVAYGGNFYAIVDPQEHFPGLQEFQAGQLIRWSRTLRDRLNEAHEFVHPEDEHIHGLSHIMWTGEPLDAGSTARNAVFYGDKAIDRSPCGTGTSARLAQWHARGDLETGEPFVHESIIGSRFTGRVERTAKVGDYDAVIPSIEGWARITGYNTILIDEDDPYAHGFQVI; encoded by the coding sequence ATGTCCCAAAAACGATTTTTCTGCATTGACGGGCACACCTGTGGCAATCCCGTCCGCCTGGTGGCCGGCGGCGCCCCCCGGCTGGAGGGTGACACCATGGCCGAAAAGCGCCGGCACTTCATGCGCGACTACGACTGGATCCGCACGGGTCTTATGTTCGAGCCCAGGGGTCACGATATGATGTCCGGCAGCTTTCTCTATCCCCCGGCCGATCCCGCCAACGACACCGGCATCCTCTTCATCGAGACCAGCGGCTGCCTCCCCATGTGCGGCCACGGCACCATCGGGACCGTCACCTTCATGCTGGAGGAGGGGCTGGTCGAACCGGCCGAGCCCGGCACCGTGCGCCTGGAAGTACCCGCCGGGGAGGTCACCGCGCAGTACACGATGGAGGAGGACAGGGTCACCTCGGTGAAGCTCACCAATGTGGCCAGCTTTGTATACACCACCGGCCTCCGGGTACAATGCCCCGACCTGGGCGAGCTGACGGTGGACGTGGCCTACGGGGGGAATTTCTACGCTATCGTGGACCCGCAGGAGCACTTTCCCGGCCTGCAGGAGTTCCAGGCCGGGCAGCTCATCCGCTGGAGCCGCACCCTGCGCGATCGCCTCAACGAGGCGCATGAATTTGTACATCCCGAGGACGAGCACATTCACGGACTGAGCCACATCATGTGGACCGGTGAGCCGCTCGATGCCGGGTCCACCGCCCGCAATGCGGTATTCTACGGCGACAAGGCCATCGACCGCTCGCCCTGCGGCACCGGCACCTCCGCCCGCCTCGCCCAGTGGCACGCCCGCGGCGACCTGGAGACCGGCGAGCCCTTCGTCCACGAAAGCATCATCGGCAGCCGCTTCACCGGCCGCGTGGAACGCACCGCCAAAGTGGGCGACTACGACGCCGTTATTCCCAGCATCGAGGGATGGGCCCGCATCACCGGCTACAATACCATTCTTATCGACGAAGACGATCCCTACGCCCACGGCTTCCAGGTGATCTAA
- a CDS encoding aldehyde dehydrogenase (NADP(+)): MIEGLNIIGYDTAENVADTFTRKDPSSGETLPGKFHRADQEAIDAALAKADEAFQKYRLTSGAERAEFLEAIADEIEALGDTLIERAMQESGLTRGRLEGERGRTTGQLRMFADLARDGSWCDARIDTGDPDVRSMKVAMGPVAVFGASNFPLAFSTAGGDTASALAAGCPVVVKSHESHPGTNELAARAVQKAARDCDMPDGVFSSLNGARKTGALLVEHPLLKAVGFTGSYSGGKAIFDLASRRDEPIPVYAEMGSVNPLFLLEEKLAEDTYGLADELAGSVTLGVGQFCTNPGVIVGMAGDDLEAFKQALADKLKGAEAGCMLNEGIAKNYREKRAGLLAQKGVQTLVSRNGQESGNLGAGAMAGVSAGDFLANPELQEEVFGPFTLVVACEDEAQRLEVVRALKGQLTVSFMGTDDDFTGNRELIQAAREIAGRVIFNAVPTGVRVCDAMHHGGPFPATLDVKFTSVGTRAIERFARPLCWQDAPRELLPDELKDGNPLGIRRMVDGEYGTD; the protein is encoded by the coding sequence ATGATCGAAGGACTGAATATCATCGGATACGACACCGCCGAGAACGTTGCCGACACCTTTACGCGCAAGGACCCCTCCAGCGGGGAGACCCTCCCAGGGAAGTTTCACCGGGCCGATCAGGAGGCCATCGATGCCGCCCTTGCCAAAGCCGACGAGGCCTTCCAGAAGTACCGGCTGACGAGCGGGGCCGAGCGCGCCGAATTCCTGGAAGCCATCGCCGACGAGATCGAGGCGCTGGGCGATACCCTCATCGAACGGGCCATGCAGGAATCGGGGCTTACCCGCGGCCGCCTGGAGGGCGAGCGGGGACGCACCACCGGCCAGCTCCGCATGTTCGCCGACCTGGCGCGTGACGGCTCCTGGTGCGACGCCCGCATCGACACGGGCGATCCCGACGTGCGCTCCATGAAGGTGGCTATGGGACCCGTAGCGGTTTTCGGGGCGAGCAACTTTCCGCTGGCCTTCTCCACGGCGGGCGGCGACACCGCCTCCGCCCTGGCGGCCGGCTGTCCCGTGGTCGTGAAATCGCATGAGTCCCACCCCGGCACCAACGAGCTGGCGGCCCGCGCGGTCCAAAAGGCCGCCCGTGACTGCGACATGCCCGACGGGGTGTTCAGCTCGCTGAACGGCGCGCGCAAAACAGGAGCGCTGCTGGTCGAGCATCCCCTGCTGAAAGCAGTGGGCTTCACTGGCTCCTACAGCGGAGGCAAGGCCATCTTCGATCTGGCCTCCCGGCGCGACGAGCCCATACCGGTCTACGCCGAGATGGGCAGCGTGAACCCGCTCTTTCTGCTGGAAGAAAAACTGGCGGAAGACACCTACGGGCTGGCCGACGAGCTGGCCGGCTCGGTCACCCTCGGCGTGGGACAGTTCTGCACCAATCCCGGCGTAATCGTCGGCATGGCCGGCGACGACCTGGAAGCCTTCAAACAGGCATTGGCCGACAAGCTGAAGGGCGCCGAGGCGGGATGCATGCTCAACGAGGGCATCGCCAAAAACTATCGCGAGAAGAGGGCTGGACTGCTGGCACAAAAGGGCGTGCAGACGCTGGTGAGTCGCAACGGGCAGGAATCCGGCAACCTGGGCGCCGGGGCGATGGCCGGCGTATCGGCTGGTGATTTCCTGGCCAATCCCGAGCTTCAGGAGGAGGTATTCGGTCCCTTCACCCTGGTGGTGGCATGCGAGGACGAAGCTCAGCGCCTGGAGGTGGTCCGCGCCCTAAAGGGACAGCTCACCGTCTCCTTCATGGGCACCGATGACGATTTTACCGGCAACCGGGAGCTCATCCAGGCCGCCCGTGAGATCGCCGGACGGGTGATCTTCAACGCGGTGCCCACCGGCGTGCGGGTCTGCGACGCCATGCACCACGGGGGACCCTTCCCAGCTACCCTTGACGTCAAGTTCACCTCCGTGGGCACCCGCGCCATCGAGCGCTTCGCGCGTCCCCTCTGCTGGCAGGACGCCCCCCGGGAGCTGCTGCCCGATGAGCTGAAGGACGGCAACCCCCTGGGCATCCGCCGCATGGTGGACGGGGAGTACGGAACGGACTAA
- a CDS encoding dihydrodipicolinate synthase family protein, translating to MTVSWEGIYPAITTPFTEEHDLDLPLFRKSVRAQIDGGVHGLIIGGSLGEASTITNEEKFRLAEAAKKDAPDDFPIIINLAESTTANAVALAEAAGERDMDGLMVLPPMKYKATDREVVAWFDEIAASTDLPILVYNNPVDYGIEVTLDMFGELIEHDNIQAVKESTRDLSNVTRMKNRFGDRIKILCGVDTLALESLLMGADGWVAGLVDAFPRETVAIYELVQRGRRQEAVEIYRWFMPLLELDITPQLVQNIKLAQQAEGIGSEHVRPPRLPLIGKERKRVVGIIEEAIENRPELPDFN from the coding sequence ATGACCGTCTCCTGGGAGGGCATCTACCCCGCCATCACCACCCCGTTCACCGAAGAGCACGACCTCGACCTGCCGCTCTTCCGCAAGAGCGTGCGCGCGCAGATCGACGGGGGCGTACACGGACTGATCATCGGGGGCTCCCTGGGGGAGGCGAGCACCATCACCAACGAAGAAAAATTCCGCCTGGCAGAGGCCGCCAAAAAGGATGCGCCCGATGATTTTCCTATTATCATCAACCTGGCGGAGTCGACCACCGCCAACGCCGTCGCCCTGGCCGAAGCCGCCGGGGAGCGCGACATGGACGGACTTATGGTCCTGCCTCCCATGAAATACAAGGCCACCGACCGGGAGGTGGTCGCCTGGTTCGACGAGATCGCGGCCTCCACCGACCTGCCCATCCTGGTCTACAACAACCCGGTGGACTACGGCATCGAGGTGACCCTCGATATGTTCGGGGAGCTGATCGAGCACGACAACATCCAGGCCGTGAAGGAGTCCACCCGCGACCTGTCGAATGTGACCCGCATGAAGAACCGCTTCGGCGACCGCATCAAGATTCTCTGCGGGGTGGACACCCTCGCCCTGGAGAGCCTGCTGATGGGCGCCGACGGCTGGGTAGCCGGGCTGGTGGACGCCTTCCCGCGGGAGACGGTCGCCATCTACGAGCTGGTGCAGCGCGGGCGCCGGCAGGAGGCCGTGGAAATCTACCGCTGGTTCATGCCCCTGCTGGAACTGGACATCACGCCCCAGCTGGTGCAGAATATCAAACTGGCGCAGCAGGCCGAAGGCATCGGCTCCGAGCACGTGCGTCCCCCGCGCCTGCCGCTGATCGGTAAGGAGCGGAAACGTGTTGTAGGTATTATAGAAGAGGCCATCGAAAACCGGCCCGAGCTGCCGGATTTTAACTGA
- a CDS encoding calcium/sodium antiporter, which yields MISLIFFFVAGLALLFFGANLLVDSSSGMARRAGIPAVVVGATVVAFATSAPEIAVSLEAAMGGNSGLALGNVLGSNIANILFILGVSALVLPLRIRLSLIRVDIPVMIGVSLLVYLLALDGVLGAGDGAVLLALFLGFLALQVRQARSVTGEADAEGETAADPVPGIPGTGPSGAQASLLRQALLFVVGLAMLVLGATWLVDSSVSAARMVGLSDLVIGLTVVALGTSLPEAATSVAAAWKGEPDLTVGNVVGSNIFNLLLVLGLAALLDGGGLQVSPGALALDLPFVIAVSIVCLPFMIEGEQLDRWEGGAFLAFYLAYTLYLVLDATQHEYLPLFNNIMLVFVLPLTLAGLLVTGWRIWKERDLR from the coding sequence ATGATCTCCCTCATTTTCTTTTTCGTGGCCGGACTGGCCCTGCTTTTTTTCGGGGCCAACTTGCTGGTGGACTCCTCCTCGGGCATGGCCCGGCGCGCGGGCATCCCCGCCGTGGTGGTAGGGGCTACGGTGGTGGCCTTCGCCACCAGCGCCCCCGAGATCGCCGTCAGCCTTGAGGCCGCCATGGGCGGGAACTCAGGACTGGCCCTGGGCAACGTGCTGGGCAGCAACATCGCTAACATCCTTTTTATCCTGGGGGTGAGCGCGCTGGTGCTGCCCCTGCGCATCCGCCTGAGCCTGATCCGTGTGGACATCCCGGTGATGATCGGCGTCTCCCTGCTGGTCTACCTGCTGGCCCTCGACGGGGTTCTGGGCGCCGGCGACGGGGCGGTATTGCTGGCGCTCTTCCTGGGATTTCTGGCGCTTCAGGTGCGCCAGGCGCGGTCCGTGACGGGGGAGGCAGACGCCGAAGGCGAAACTGCCGCCGACCCCGTTCCGGGGATCCCCGGAACCGGTCCCTCCGGCGCGCAGGCTTCCCTCCTCCGCCAGGCGCTGCTTTTTGTCGTGGGACTGGCCATGCTGGTGCTGGGCGCCACCTGGCTGGTGGACAGTTCGGTGAGCGCGGCGCGTATGGTAGGGCTGAGCGACCTGGTTATTGGACTCACCGTCGTGGCGCTGGGCACCTCCCTGCCGGAGGCGGCCACCTCGGTGGCGGCGGCCTGGAAGGGCGAGCCCGACCTGACGGTAGGCAATGTGGTGGGCAGCAACATTTTCAACTTGCTTCTGGTGCTGGGGCTTGCGGCGCTGCTGGACGGCGGGGGACTGCAGGTCTCGCCGGGCGCGCTGGCACTGGACCTTCCCTTCGTGATTGCCGTGAGTATCGTCTGCCTCCCCTTCATGATCGAGGGAGAGCAGCTGGACCGGTGGGAGGGGGGCGCTTTCCTGGCTTTTTACCTGGCCTACACTCTCTACCTGGTGCTGGACGCCACCCAGCACGAGTACCTGCCGCTCTTCAACAACATCATGCTGGTTTTTGTACTTCCGCTGACCCTGGCGGGCCTGCTGGTGACGGGCTGGCGTATCTGGAAGGAGCGGGACCTCCGATAG